The Thermoplasma sp. Kam2015 genome includes a window with the following:
- a CDS encoding transcription initiation factor IIB family protein, translated as MERLEPEIDKDELVSSFLGRLKRYRGLRIPENISREENLNRIAPYLKRSGMLAELPDNVIIDALKLYLDSVSRGISRGRGCLSVLAACILIASRRQSNPMTLKYIAKSMHTDASRIWRTEGAIMKNMKTSNISARPMDFVERYADVLNVDNDVRNEAISVIQKVSGEMKIMRKAPSTIAISAIYLASERLSKHLVQRYIVKKTGITEVTLIRTYKEMANYLSMSINDT; from the coding sequence GTGGAAAGACTTGAACCGGAAATAGATAAAGATGAACTTGTATCGAGTTTTTTGGGGAGACTAAAGCGATATAGGGGATTGAGGATTCCAGAAAATATATCCAGAGAAGAAAATTTGAACAGAATTGCCCCATATCTCAAGAGATCAGGCATGTTAGCGGAGCTGCCGGATAACGTGATCATAGATGCACTCAAGCTGTACTTAGATAGCGTTTCCAGAGGAATTTCGCGCGGAAGAGGATGCCTTTCAGTTCTTGCAGCATGCATTCTGATAGCCTCTAGAAGGCAGTCAAATCCGATGACCTTGAAATACATAGCGAAGAGCATGCACACCGATGCGTCTCGCATTTGGAGGACGGAAGGTGCAATAATGAAGAACATGAAGACATCCAATATATCGGCCAGGCCAATGGACTTCGTAGAGAGATATGCTGATGTTCTGAATGTGGATAATGACGTCAGAAATGAGGCTATAAGTGTGATACAGAAGGTTTCAGGAGAAATGAAGATAATGCGAAAGGCACCGTCAACTATAGCAATATCCGCGATATATCTGGCCTCTGAAAGATTATCCAAACACCTTGTCCAGAGGTATATAGTTAAAAAGACCGGTATAACTGAGGTTACTCTCATAAGAACATACAAGGAGATGGCCAATTATCTATCTATGTCAATCAACGATACATAG
- a CDS encoding MoaD/ThiS family protein, with protein MVKYFAYYREAIGKDHDSVQIDPGSRISDLVEILRNRYPNVFSGRGIFVARNFRYADLDETIMDGDVIAIMPHVSGG; from the coding sequence ATAGTTAAATATTTCGCATATTATAGAGAGGCGATCGGAAAGGATCATGATAGCGTCCAAATAGATCCTGGTTCGCGAATATCGGATCTGGTGGAAATTCTGAGAAATAGATATCCAAATGTCTTCTCCGGCAGAGGAATATTCGTGGCACGCAATTTTAGATATGCTGATCTTGATGAGACAATAATGGACGGTGATGTGATCGCGATCATGCCTCATGTGTCAGGTGGATGA
- a CDS encoding molybdopterin molybdotransferase MoeA, whose translation MEFKSLTPYGEALKLASGLSIHGRSEYIPAAESSGLYCAEDVTSPHDFPEIDRSAVDGIALRFEDSLSASRSNPVTLTVIGQVRIGDDPEFSIDRGECAVVFTGSPIPTGANAVVMMEDAFIDGKIASIYKQVKKFQNISRSGEDLRAGDIIVRSGQRIMPWHIPAFIETGVEKVHVFRSELGILSTGTELVEGVVKNSSAPMLKALASNLGLRSVFYGNVADEKGEILSKINEMKSDIIIITGGSGPSSQDLVHDIIEENGKIVFHGVRMKPGRTTGLGIINGKPIFMISGLPVAALIAFENIIEPAIRSWFGMGSKVRRTKKGFLTRSIFNNENMRMFVRVRMFEEDGKMMIDPMRTTGSGVINSVISADGYLVIEENSEGYPEGAEVEIIEIGDCL comes from the coding sequence ATGGAATTCAAGAGCCTTACACCATACGGTGAAGCTCTGAAGCTTGCATCAGGATTATCCATACATGGAAGATCTGAGTATATACCTGCTGCGGAGTCGTCAGGGCTATATTGCGCCGAGGACGTGACGAGTCCGCATGATTTTCCGGAGATTGACAGGAGCGCTGTTGACGGAATAGCTCTTAGGTTTGAGGACAGCCTGAGCGCATCAAGATCGAATCCTGTGACCCTTACAGTGATTGGGCAGGTCAGAATAGGCGATGATCCAGAATTCAGCATCGATCGAGGCGAATGTGCCGTTGTATTTACAGGATCTCCAATACCAACTGGTGCAAATGCGGTTGTGATGATGGAGGATGCATTTATTGATGGAAAGATAGCCTCAATCTATAAGCAGGTCAAGAAATTTCAGAATATATCCAGATCAGGAGAGGATCTGAGGGCAGGCGACATCATCGTTCGAAGTGGCCAGAGGATAATGCCTTGGCACATTCCTGCATTCATAGAGACGGGTGTAGAGAAGGTGCATGTTTTCAGATCTGAACTTGGCATATTATCAACGGGAACAGAGCTTGTTGAAGGTGTTGTGAAGAATTCCAGCGCGCCCATGCTTAAGGCTCTTGCATCAAATCTTGGTCTGCGATCCGTTTTTTATGGAAATGTTGCCGATGAGAAGGGGGAAATCCTTAGTAAAATAAATGAGATGAAGTCGGACATAATTATAATCACTGGTGGGTCCGGTCCAAGCTCACAGGATCTGGTGCATGACATCATCGAGGAAAATGGAAAGATAGTATTTCATGGTGTTAGGATGAAACCCGGGCGAACAACAGGTCTTGGGATCATAAACGGGAAACCGATCTTCATGATCTCAGGGCTTCCTGTGGCCGCACTAATAGCCTTTGAAAATATAATAGAACCGGCCATTAGATCCTGGTTCGGTATGGGATCGAAAGTTCGTCGCACTAAGAAAGGATTTCTGACAAGATCCATATTTAACAACGAAAATATGAGGATGTTCGTAAGGGTAAGAATGTTTGAGGAGGATGGAAAGATGATGATAGATCCGATGCGTACGACAGGTTCAGGAGTTATAAATTCTGTGATATCTGCAGATGGATATCTCGTAATCGAAGAGAACAGCGAAGGCTATCCTGAGGGTGCTGAGGTGGAGATCATTGAGATAGGTGATTGCCTATGA
- a CDS encoding aminotransferase class V-fold PLP-dependent enzyme encodes MQRKLMHVGPSFTSYRVQMAGIGENIGFASPEFLEAMKYSLEGLLRVAGADDAYLPFILPGSGTVAMETVSSILPKGTRTLLLTNGVFGDRWIPIMSSHGLDLDVLSAEPGKAVTVDDMEKKLETGKYQNLIMTHVETSTGVRMDLEKIVPVARRYVERIIVDGVASLGAEKEDVKKLGITAVISASQKALGAPPGAALMVVSRSALDSINEFSYFFNLKNWIAPMERYLEGKNGYLSTEPVGVILSLSKVFSDIDAMGLDARIEEHRRLTMALNEGIEAAGLRVLADRQLWSNTVTAVLSDHADDIVKRSMELGVEFATGVHPKLIGKYFRVGHMGYINDFDALTALSVIERSASYCGERVKIGEGVRRAQQVLFEMTDRN; translated from the coding sequence ATGCAAAGAAAATTGATGCATGTTGGGCCGTCATTTACAAGTTACAGGGTGCAGATGGCCGGTATCGGTGAAAATATAGGTTTTGCGTCTCCCGAATTTCTGGAAGCAATGAAATACTCACTGGAAGGCCTACTAAGAGTAGCGGGAGCTGATGATGCATATTTGCCTTTCATATTGCCCGGTAGTGGCACGGTGGCGATGGAGACGGTGTCTTCAATACTACCTAAAGGAACAAGGACTCTCCTCCTGACCAACGGCGTGTTCGGTGACCGATGGATACCGATCATGTCATCGCATGGGCTTGATCTTGATGTACTTTCTGCCGAACCGGGAAAAGCTGTTACTGTTGATGATATGGAGAAAAAGCTTGAGACTGGAAAATACCAAAATCTGATAATGACCCATGTGGAAACCAGCACCGGCGTACGAATGGATCTTGAAAAGATTGTACCGGTGGCAAGGAGATATGTGGAGAGGATCATCGTGGATGGGGTTGCAAGCCTAGGTGCTGAGAAGGAGGATGTCAAGAAACTCGGCATAACAGCCGTCATAAGTGCCAGTCAGAAAGCCCTTGGAGCTCCACCCGGTGCAGCCCTTATGGTTGTTTCGCGTTCCGCACTGGATAGTATTAATGAATTTAGCTATTTCTTCAATCTGAAGAACTGGATCGCGCCAATGGAAAGATATCTTGAGGGTAAAAATGGATACTTGTCTACCGAGCCTGTGGGCGTGATACTCTCGCTGAGCAAGGTGTTTTCGGACATAGATGCCATGGGTCTCGATGCAAGGATAGAGGAACATCGGAGGCTAACCATGGCGCTTAATGAGGGAATAGAAGCAGCCGGCCTCAGGGTGCTGGCTGACAGGCAACTATGGAGCAATACTGTCACTGCCGTGCTGTCAGACCATGCGGATGATATCGTGAAGAGATCGATGGAGCTCGGCGTGGAATTTGCCACCGGAGTTCATCCAAAACTCATAGGGAAATACTTCAGAGTTGGGCATATGGGTTATATCAATGATTTTGATGCGCTGACAGCCTTATCGGTGATCGAAAGATCTGCATCGTATTGCGGTGAACGCGTGAAGATCGGCGAAGGCGTAAGAAGGGCGCAGCAAGTTCTTTTCGAAATGACCGATAGGAACTGA
- a CDS encoding DUF790 family protein: MVVRKAQDGSLKPMMLNPDNVELAQKVIDLYRSSIGMTKKEIMKGITNIEYGVRNPKIVRGLALIMERTSIFKSRSKVSSKDVRDFLFQLGPAVTPEERYERIKLTAKHFSVSPEDIEDAIYGDMDSENVLEECSSLSALDLNRRFNLEQLTTLMYRARYLEVSGVKDWYRFISMIKGLGLVFEARGNPLQSVRIDGPNSIFNNMDRYGSSIARAVERLTAFEDWTLSAEIAIKDRISSISIDSSIKYYLPEMRMEETDKFPDPVVVGTRVFFPTRIIEVNGKPVYLDVVYHMSPEAIRKRDDVIRSAGIRWITAVVGDCKKFQNIPCFRNKVDWDSLISYASKAFPAEIDPLKDEIDALYPNIDAIMDLLYSRGVPISYLERIGYRIKWNGILPEIYRE, encoded by the coding sequence ATGGTGGTACGTAAAGCTCAGGACGGCTCTCTGAAGCCGATGATGCTAAATCCTGATAATGTGGAGTTAGCTCAGAAAGTTATAGACCTCTATAGGTCGTCCATCGGCATGACCAAGAAGGAGATAATGAAGGGCATCACCAATATAGAGTACGGCGTCAGAAATCCAAAGATAGTTAGAGGTCTGGCGCTGATCATGGAGCGCACATCAATTTTCAAAAGCAGATCAAAGGTAAGCAGCAAGGATGTCAGAGATTTCCTCTTTCAGCTTGGTCCTGCAGTCACTCCCGAGGAGAGATATGAAAGGATAAAACTTACTGCGAAGCACTTCTCAGTTTCACCTGAGGATATAGAGGACGCCATCTATGGGGATATGGATTCAGAGAACGTCTTAGAAGAGTGCTCATCGCTTAGCGCATTAGACTTGAACAGGCGCTTCAATCTCGAACAGCTGACAACGTTGATGTACAGGGCGCGGTACTTAGAGGTATCTGGCGTTAAAGATTGGTATCGTTTCATCTCCATGATAAAGGGCCTAGGACTTGTGTTCGAAGCCAGAGGAAATCCTTTACAGAGCGTTCGCATTGATGGACCAAACTCAATATTCAACAACATGGACAGATATGGATCGTCCATAGCCAGGGCTGTTGAAAGACTTACAGCGTTTGAGGATTGGACTCTGAGTGCCGAGATTGCGATTAAGGATAGGATCTCAAGCATAAGCATAGATAGCTCCATCAAATATTATCTGCCGGAGATGAGGATGGAGGAAACAGATAAATTTCCTGATCCTGTGGTTGTTGGGACTAGGGTATTTTTCCCAACACGTATCATCGAAGTTAATGGAAAGCCAGTATACCTGGATGTGGTGTATCACATGAGTCCTGAGGCAATAAGGAAAAGAGATGATGTTATCAGATCCGCAGGCATCAGATGGATCACTGCAGTTGTTGGGGATTGCAAGAAATTCCAGAATATACCCTGTTTCAGGAACAAGGTGGACTGGGATTCACTCATTTCCTATGCCTCAAAGGCCTTTCCGGCGGAAATAGACCCCCTAAAAGATGAGATAGACGCCCTCTATCCCAATATCGATGCAATAATGGATCTTCTATATAGTCGCGGCGTACCGATCTCATATCTAGAGAGAATAGGGTACAGGATAAAATGGAACGGAATTTTGCCAGAAATATATAGAGAATAA
- a CDS encoding NAD(P)-dependent oxidoreductase yields the protein MKSALEMGYQVDAILGNDPMVLTRSLENYRKFHYDATVITNQRPEMALVAIDLVKKHIKAKKIVLISSDLVYRPSNIPKPEFWDIDPVTDEGRMFARSEEMLDIYSDIIFRTGYIIGLCSINLYTNILNLARSGMDIVLSRRTVRNFIRNTDLSTFVLESIERNVTGVYNVASDIATEYDFAQWICSASGLNCKIKDSGEDLGNYSMDTSKALKTFGFRPSSVLETYMFPK from the coding sequence GTGAAATCCGCACTGGAAATGGGATATCAGGTCGACGCTATTCTAGGCAACGACCCGATGGTACTAACGAGATCTCTTGAAAATTACAGGAAATTTCATTACGATGCAACGGTGATAACGAATCAGAGGCCTGAAATGGCCCTTGTTGCGATCGATTTGGTGAAGAAACATATAAAGGCTAAAAAAATCGTGCTCATATCCTCTGATCTTGTCTACAGACCATCAAATATTCCGAAACCAGAATTCTGGGATATAGACCCAGTCACCGATGAAGGTAGAATGTTTGCTCGATCTGAAGAGATGCTTGATATATACAGCGATATAATATTCCGTACAGGTTATATAATAGGCCTTTGCTCCATAAATCTGTACACAAACATACTCAATCTCGCAAGATCCGGGATGGATATAGTTCTATCCAGGAGGACGGTGAGAAATTTCATAAGAAACACCGATCTGTCAACATTTGTACTGGAATCTATAGAACGCAATGTAACCGGCGTGTATAACGTTGCATCGGACATCGCCACCGAGTATGATTTTGCCCAATGGATATGCAGTGCCTCTGGGCTGAACTGCAAGATCAAGGATTCCGGTGAAGACCTAGGCAATTACTCCATGGATACTTCTAAGGCCTTGAAAACATTTGGGTTCAGACCATCCAGCGTTTTAGAGACTTATATGTTTCCAAAATGA
- a CDS encoding MFS transporter, whose protein sequence is MVQYKWIALSNTSIGVMMASVNSTIIMISLPAIFKGIGINPLTPQSFAYLLWILMGYNIVTATLLVTFGRLSDIYGRVRLFNYGFAVFTAGSILLFLTPGKGNTAAIELIVFRIIQGIGAAFLFSNSTAILTDSFPYNERGKALGINQVIGLSGSFIGLILGGILAIINWRYVFLVSVPIGAFGTAWSFLKLKETGSLKRDRIDAAGNSLFAAALTLILIAITYGLMPYGKASTGWGSPYVIASLAAGLIMLMAFIFVELHVSSPMFNLSLFKIRAFALGNLSALASAIARGGVMFMLIIFLQGIWLPLHGYSYSSVPFWAGIYMTPMTAGFLVMGPVSGALSDRMGARGLATAGMAVVAVAFVLLASLPFNFYYPEFAAIIFMMGIGNGMFAAPNTSSIMNSVQPEVRGVSSGMRSTLQNAGMTISMGIFFTIVIVTLSTRLPSTLSSALSSVGAGILIPYLTKLPPTSALFAAFLGYDPVRTMLSYLPPSLTASISPSAINAMESRTWFPYALAPALMNSLSVSFYIGAGLSVFAALLSAFRGKRYINPEAMKHAVFDEDKAESTNSQAGLPFAPGKRT, encoded by the coding sequence GTGGTGCAGTATAAGTGGATAGCTCTCTCTAATACGAGTATTGGAGTCATGATGGCCTCTGTTAACAGCACAATAATAATGATATCGCTTCCAGCGATCTTCAAGGGTATTGGTATAAATCCATTGACACCACAATCTTTTGCGTATCTTCTATGGATTCTGATGGGCTATAATATAGTCACGGCCACACTGCTCGTCACATTTGGAAGACTGTCTGATATATATGGCAGAGTCCGCCTCTTCAATTATGGTTTTGCCGTTTTCACTGCCGGCTCTATACTTCTATTTCTTACTCCAGGAAAGGGAAACACGGCAGCGATAGAACTCATAGTATTCAGAATAATTCAGGGAATAGGTGCGGCCTTTCTATTCTCCAACAGTACGGCCATATTGACAGATTCATTTCCTTACAATGAGAGAGGTAAGGCACTGGGAATAAATCAAGTTATAGGTTTATCAGGATCCTTCATCGGTTTGATACTTGGAGGTATTCTCGCGATAATAAACTGGCGCTATGTATTCCTTGTCAGCGTACCCATAGGTGCATTCGGTACCGCATGGAGCTTTCTCAAATTGAAGGAGACCGGTAGCCTCAAGCGTGACAGAATAGATGCTGCTGGAAACTCTCTCTTTGCTGCTGCGCTGACACTGATACTCATAGCTATCACCTATGGGCTCATGCCCTATGGAAAAGCATCTACCGGTTGGGGGAGTCCTTATGTGATCGCATCACTGGCCGCAGGTCTAATAATGTTGATGGCTTTCATATTTGTAGAACTTCATGTCTCAAGTCCCATGTTCAATCTCTCGCTTTTTAAGATTAGGGCATTTGCGCTTGGGAATCTGTCGGCGCTTGCCAGCGCCATAGCTAGGGGTGGCGTTATGTTCATGCTTATAATATTTCTCCAGGGTATATGGCTGCCTCTCCATGGATATTCGTATTCGTCCGTCCCATTCTGGGCTGGAATATATATGACACCCATGACTGCGGGGTTTCTTGTTATGGGGCCAGTGAGTGGGGCGCTGTCCGATAGAATGGGGGCACGTGGGCTTGCCACCGCTGGCATGGCTGTGGTTGCTGTGGCATTTGTTCTTCTGGCCTCATTGCCCTTTAATTTCTATTATCCCGAGTTCGCTGCGATAATATTTATGATGGGAATCGGCAACGGCATGTTCGCGGCACCAAACACAAGTTCAATAATGAACTCAGTACAACCAGAAGTTCGTGGCGTCTCAAGTGGCATGAGATCCACCCTGCAGAATGCTGGTATGACCATTTCTATGGGCATCTTTTTCACGATAGTTATAGTGACGCTATCAACTCGATTACCCTCAACGCTTTCCTCAGCACTAAGCAGCGTCGGCGCTGGAATTCTTATACCATACCTTACAAAGTTACCACCGACATCCGCACTTTTCGCAGCCTTTTTGGGCTATGATCCTGTTCGTACGATGCTCAGCTATCTGCCACCTTCCCTAACGGCTAGCATAAGTCCCTCAGCTATAAATGCGATGGAAAGCCGCACATGGTTTCCATATGCTCTCGCACCGGCTCTGATGAACTCACTCTCAGTTTCGTTCTACATAGGGGCTGGACTGTCCGTATTCGCAGCACTTCTTTCTGCATTCCGTGGAAAGCGATATATTAATCCAGAAGCAATGAAACATGCGGTATTTGATGAAGATAAGGCAGAATCAACTAATTCTCAGGCTGGGTTACCATTTGCCCCTGGAAAAAGGACATGA
- a CDS encoding DEAD/DEAH box helicase: MPVLSYSGGSILIKDFDGRIPEDLATYDKRISCYRSLGVNYPRIITFLRESGVKFEDHVMERKRIELNGKISLRPYQSQALEEWKKYGMRGTIVLPTAAGKTHIGMAAIQAISEKTLILVPTIDLMIQWKRRVSETFGIEPGQIGGGEHDERDITISTYDSAYLMAEKYGNRFSLLIADEVHHLASEKLRMIPQIYTAPFRMGLTATYERTDGLQNVLEQVMGGKIFELGYEEIDEYLADYTIARIPIELSEDEYAEYQRYHDIFVSYLRKHRMTMRGPWDFEKFIRSSWTPEGREALIAWRRSREIAFNSQGKMEMLRTLMSKHRGEKILVFAEDTETAYTISKEFLIPAITYLTDKDEREKIPAMFREGKITAIATSRVLDEGVDFPDASVAIVVSGSGSMRQFRQRLGRILRPSDGKKAILYELVTAETSEYGVSRRRRKGVPGRIDGGT, encoded by the coding sequence GTGCCTGTTCTCAGCTATTCTGGAGGATCCATATTGATCAAGGATTTTGATGGACGCATACCCGAGGATCTCGCTACCTACGATAAAAGAATATCATGCTACAGATCACTCGGCGTTAACTATCCGAGAATCATCACCTTTCTAAGGGAAAGCGGAGTTAAATTTGAGGATCACGTCATGGAGAGAAAGCGCATAGAGCTGAATGGCAAAATTTCACTGAGACCGTACCAATCACAGGCACTTGAAGAATGGAAAAAATATGGAATGAGAGGTACCATTGTGCTTCCAACGGCAGCCGGAAAGACGCACATAGGAATGGCTGCCATACAGGCGATATCCGAAAAAACTCTCATCCTAGTGCCGACGATCGATCTGATGATACAGTGGAAGCGAAGGGTATCTGAAACCTTCGGCATTGAGCCCGGGCAAATAGGCGGTGGAGAACATGATGAGCGTGATATTACAATATCTACGTATGACTCGGCCTACCTAATGGCTGAGAAATACGGGAATAGATTTTCCCTGCTGATCGCGGATGAGGTTCATCACCTTGCCTCTGAGAAACTCAGGATGATACCGCAGATCTACACGGCGCCATTTAGAATGGGCCTCACAGCGACATATGAGCGAACAGACGGCCTGCAGAATGTTCTTGAACAGGTTATGGGCGGAAAGATATTTGAACTTGGATATGAGGAAATCGATGAGTATCTGGCGGATTACACAATAGCCAGAATACCCATAGAGCTGAGCGAAGATGAATACGCCGAGTATCAGAGATATCACGATATCTTCGTATCTTATCTGAGAAAGCACAGGATGACGATGCGCGGCCCATGGGATTTCGAGAAGTTTATAAGAAGTTCATGGACTCCAGAGGGACGTGAAGCCCTGATCGCATGGAGAAGATCAAGAGAGATAGCGTTCAATTCACAGGGAAAGATGGAGATGCTGAGAACCCTAATGTCAAAACATCGCGGAGAGAAAATACTCGTATTTGCTGAAGATACGGAGACTGCATACACCATATCAAAGGAGTTTCTGATACCGGCCATAACGTATCTAACAGATAAGGATGAAAGGGAGAAGATACCTGCCATGTTCAGGGAAGGCAAGATAACCGCAATAGCCACATCCAGAGTCTTGGATGAGGGCGTTGACTTTCCGGACGCATCAGTTGCCATAGTTGTGAGCGGATCTGGCAGCATGCGGCAGTTCAGGCAACGACTTGGTAGGATACTCAGGCCATCTGATGGAAAAAAGGCAATACTTTATGAACTTGTAACGGCAGAGACATCAGAATACGGAGTATCAAGAAGGAGGAGGAAGGGTGTTCCCGGCAGAATTGATGGTGGTACGTAA
- a CDS encoding molybdopterin biosynthesis protein, translating to MKVFHRLVSAYDARTIIAEEMKNIVRTTNIPIEEAEGRVVAEDIFSQYDVPPFDRSEVDGFAVDHSDVEEAREDRPVTLKIAGSVSPGESSITGVEKGTAVYIATGAIMPKGADAVVMVEDTRQRGDQVDIYRSVYPGENVAFAGTDISLGEIIATSRTVMMPERLATLAASGVSDVTVFDRIRIGVFSTGNEIVKPGTDLKMGQIFDVNGHYFQAKLNATGLADTVFLGYVGDREEEMISIIKDNLEYFDILMASGSTSAGFYDMLYRVIESVGGTILFHGINMRPGKPTFFGKIKDKLFIGMPGFPLSSAIILNYIVIPAMRSVVFGGVEGPRKVKVPIKITPEHMQETVYPVIITRNGTAFPIMGNSGSISRLRFADGLISIPGDVKYVDAGETVDYYALEERAASIISIGSSDPLLDIVVLGTDRNAKIVNMGSWGGINAMRIGVADVSGIHILRGGTYNIPVIDEDLNKRSVLIRGFDRNRGFLSRTGIGSFDEIIRNGLTFVNRNKGSGTRDLIEEMIGNDDRIRTSMRGYLWESPSEAGVAQAIAQGRADAGIGLEFYAIKLGLQYKHIKKENYDILVSIDFYESETGRSFIKELKALKGRESQYPGYEIPSDIGEVIL from the coding sequence ATGAAGGTTTTTCACAGACTGGTTTCTGCGTACGATGCAAGGACGATAATTGCTGAGGAGATGAAGAATATAGTGCGTACCACCAATATTCCAATTGAAGAAGCGGAAGGGCGTGTTGTTGCCGAGGATATTTTCTCTCAATATGATGTGCCTCCATTCGACAGATCCGAGGTTGATGGTTTCGCCGTAGATCATTCCGATGTTGAAGAGGCGAGGGAAGACAGACCGGTTACGCTTAAGATAGCTGGAAGTGTATCCCCAGGCGAGTCAAGCATAACGGGCGTTGAAAAGGGTACAGCGGTGTACATAGCAACTGGAGCAATCATGCCAAAGGGGGCAGATGCGGTCGTTATGGTTGAGGATACAAGACAGAGAGGGGATCAAGTCGATATCTATCGTTCAGTCTACCCTGGAGAAAACGTTGCGTTCGCCGGTACAGACATATCTTTAGGTGAGATCATAGCCACATCCAGAACGGTTATGATGCCGGAGAGACTTGCTACACTGGCCGCTTCAGGAGTCTCTGACGTGACGGTTTTTGATCGGATCCGAATAGGGGTATTCTCCACGGGAAACGAGATAGTTAAGCCTGGAACAGATTTGAAAATGGGTCAGATATTCGACGTCAACGGTCATTACTTCCAGGCCAAACTCAATGCGACTGGACTGGCTGATACCGTCTTTCTTGGCTACGTGGGAGACAGGGAGGAAGAAATGATCAGCATCATAAAAGATAACCTTGAATACTTTGATATTCTAATGGCGTCAGGATCCACATCAGCCGGTTTCTATGATATGCTCTATAGAGTCATAGAGAGTGTTGGAGGAACGATATTGTTCCATGGGATCAACATGAGACCGGGCAAGCCGACATTCTTTGGAAAGATAAAAGATAAGCTGTTCATAGGTATGCCAGGATTTCCTCTGTCCTCTGCCATTATACTTAACTATATAGTGATACCGGCCATGCGTTCTGTCGTTTTCGGAGGTGTTGAAGGTCCAAGGAAAGTGAAGGTACCAATAAAGATAACGCCGGAACATATGCAAGAAACAGTATATCCGGTCATAATAACCAGAAATGGCACAGCCTTCCCCATAATGGGCAATTCAGGCTCCATAAGCAGATTGAGGTTCGCAGATGGGTTGATCTCCATCCCTGGTGATGTAAAGTATGTTGATGCAGGCGAAACCGTAGATTATTATGCTCTGGAAGAGCGGGCAGCATCAATAATATCCATCGGGAGTAGTGACCCACTTTTGGATATAGTCGTCCTGGGTACCGACAGGAATGCGAAGATAGTGAACATGGGTTCATGGGGTGGTATAAATGCCATGAGGATAGGTGTAGCTGACGTGTCCGGGATACACATACTTAGGGGTGGAACCTACAACATTCCCGTGATAGACGAGGATCTGAATAAAAGATCAGTTCTTATAAGGGGCTTTGACAGAAATAGGGGTTTTCTGTCAAGGACAGGTATAGGTTCATTCGATGAGATAATAAGAAACGGCCTAACATTTGTTAACAGAAACAAGGGATCAGGTACCAGGGATCTTATAGAGGAGATGATAGGCAATGACGATAGAATAAGAACATCAATGCGTGGATACCTCTGGGAATCCCCCTCTGAGGCTGGTGTGGCGCAGGCCATTGCGCAGGGCAGAGCTGATGCCGGAATAGGCCTTGAGTTCTATGCGATAAAGCTGGGCCTTCAGTACAAGCATATAAAGAAGGAAAATTACGATATCCTTGTTTCAATAGATTTCTATGAGTCGGAGACCGGCCGAAGCTTCATTAAGGAACTTAAGGCTTTGAAGGGTAGAGAATCACAGTATCCAGGATATGAAATACCAAGCGATATTGGCGAGGTGATCCTGTGA